TCTGGGGTGTTTGTTGAATCGTTCATGTCAGCAGCTCCTGTTATTTGTAAGCTGTTGAGTATGAAGTGTTGAAAGGTTTGTTAAAAAAACTTTAACCGAGTGAAACTCTGGCATATCATTAATTTTAGCCATAATTGATACCTTTTATATCAGTTGTGGTCAGCTTCCTCTGGGTGTTGCCTCACTCAGGGGGAGCGCCTGTGTTTTATGAGCTTTTTATTTGCTCATGCCTGTTTTTTTATCGGGTAATAAACACCTCCTTTTCTGCTGATTAAGGGGTTAAGAATTCACTCTTAATTAAAGTATATAAAGCCAGATAAATCCATGCTTGCGGGGCTTTTTTTACCTTATTTTTGGAACTGGAAATTCCGGTGTTTTTCATCCTTTTTTCTAGTGCTTTTTCAGGCAAATTACATAAGCAAATCTAAAGAGATTAAATCACGCCGATAACTACCATTGCGTAACTAACGGGTCTATTGTTAAACTCGCTGGCTCAGTAATAACTGAGCTAATATGAAAAAGGATATTTGCCACATTTTATCCTGAACCGAACCGAGTAGAAGTATGACCCTGAAAACGAATAAAAATGACTCTGAATTGATTCTTGCCTTTAAACGCTTGTTAAGGGATCAGTGTTACAGTTCTCAGGGGGAGTTGGCGCAGGCGTTGGCGGAGCTGGGGTTTGAAAACCTGTCCCAGGCGAAAATTTCCCGTTTGCTGGCAAAACTCGGTGCGGTAAAGTCCCGCAATACTTCGGATCGAAATGTTTATATCCTGCCGGAAGAATTAGTGATCCCCAGATCTAAACATGCCATCCAGTCGGTGGTATTGGGGGTTAAGCATAACAATATGCAGATCATCCTGAAAACCGGTATCGGCGGCGCGCCTTTGATTGCCCGTATGCTTGACAGCATGGGGGAAGCGGCGGGGATTTTAGGCACTCTGGCCGGTGACGATACTATTTTTATTGCGCCGACCGATGTCAATAAAATTGATGAAATTGCCGATTCTATCCGCAAGCTGCTGGATGTCGGTAATAACTAAAATTTTCTTTTGTTAGCCTGTAGCTGTTTACTGCCCTGATCTTATTGAAGGTTTGGCAGGCGGCAGCAGTGCTTTGTCATATTCTCTTACCTTTTAGATTGTGCCTAATTTCTCAGGCATGCTTAAATATTTACAAATAAAATAAACATAAAAATAACTTTTTAGGAACAAGTCATGAAAAAGCAACTTTTGGGGGCGTCAGTTGTTTTACTGTTGAGCGCGTGCCAGTCAAATTCCATCTCTTCACAGCCGACGTTAGAAAATGCTTCGAAAAGTGCGCTAGCCAGTGCGGTTCAGGCCGGACAGAATGAAGCGCAGCGTTTAAATCTGTTATTGGAAGAATATTTTAACGAGAGCATGGCCCTGAATCCGGTATATGCTACCTTTGTCGGTGAATATGCCTATAACGATAAATTTAATGAGCCTATCAGTGAGGCAAGCCGGGCAAAAGACCTGGCTTTTGAGAAAAAGTATCTGGCGGCTATCAAGGCAATAGATGCCGATAAGCTCGAAGGGCAGGATTTATTAAGCTATCAGATTTTCAAACGCGACCGGGAAATGGCTATTCTCGGCAGCCGCTTTGATGATTACCTGATGCCGCTGGACCAAATGTCCGGAGTACACAACTATTTCGCCGGCCTGGGCTCGGGCAGCAGCGCCCAGCCTTTTAATAGCGCACAGGATTATTATAACTTTGAGCAGCGGGCCAAAGGCTTTGCCCTTTATATGGACAGCACCATAGAGGCTATGCGTGAGGGCATCGAAAAGCAGGTGGTTTTGCCCAAGGCGATTATCGAGAAGGTGATCCCCCAGCTACAAGCCCATGTGGTTGACGACGTGAAGAAGAGTGTTTTCTACGGGCCACTGACTATGCTGGAAAGCAACGAGCAAATCAGCGCCTCGGAAAAAGCCAAGATAACCGCCAGTTACAGCAAGATGATAGAGCAGGTGATTATTCCGGCCTTTAAGAAAACCTATGAGTTTATGCGTGACGAATATCGGCCGCACGGGCGGGATTCTGTCGGCTTGTCAGCCCTGCCCAACGGTAAAGCCTGGTATGAGTATCAGATTGCCGAAAACACCACCTTGTCGTTAAGCGCGGAAGAAATCCATGAGTACGGTCAGCAGGAAGTAGCCCGTATTCTGGCGGAAATGAAAAAGGTCAAAGAAACCGTTGGCTTTAAGGGCAGCTTGCCTGAGTTCTTTACTTTCCTGAAAGAAGATGAGCAATTCTACTTTAAGTCTGAGCAGGAAGTGGTGGACGCCTACGAAGGGGTGAAAGCCAAGATCAACAGCCGGGTAGGCAAATTGTTTGAAGTGTTCCCGAAAGCGGATTATGAAGTGCGCCCGGTGGAAGCTTTCCGTGCGGCCTCTTCGGCAGGCGCCAGTTACCAGAACCCGGCGCCTGACGGCTCACGTCCGGGGATCTTTTATATCAACACCCATAACTTAAAGGCGCAGCCGAAGTTTATTATGGAAACCTTGAGTATCCATGAAGCCTCTCCGGGGCATCACTTCCAGATTGCCATCCAGCAGGAAGTGGAAGGGTTGGCGAAGTTCCGCAAGTTCGGCGGTTATACCGTGTTTGCCGAAGGCTGGGCGCTGTATGCGGAGAGCCTGGGTAAAGAGATGGGGCTGTTTACCGACCCATACCAGTGGTACGGACGCCTGGTGGACGAGCAGCTTAGGGCCATGCGGTTAGTGGTAGATACCGGTTTGCACGCCATGGGTTGGAGCCGTCAGCAGGCAATCGACTTTATGGCCGCCAATTCTTCCATGGCCGCCAGTGATATCGAGTCGGAAGTGGAGCGCTATATCTCTATTCCGGGGCAGGCATTGGCTTATAAGATTGGCCAGCGCGCTATCCGCGACATGCGCACTAAAGCGGAAGCGGCTTTGGGGGATAAGTTCGATATCCGTAAATTCCATACCCAGATTTTGATTGACGGTGCTTTGCCTATGCCGGTGTTGCAGGCCAAGGTAGAGCAATGGGTGAAAGAGCAAAAAAAGGCTTAACCGGCTTTTAATTGCCGTTATCACTTAACCACTTTGGGCGCGATTGGCTTTTAGTTAATCGCGCCTTTTTATTTCCTCTGCGTAATTCCTCTCCTTATTTCTCTTCCTGGTTAAAGTTCACATCTTTTTAGTTCCTGCCTGTACAGCTAAATCGTTAATAACCTGTTTATTTGCCAGGAGATTGTGCAAGCATTGTGGAAAGATTAAGGAAATCCGATGAGTTGGCTGGTATCTGCCCCGGGAGCTGCTAGTGTTAGCGCATTCGGGAGTTTTTGCTGTTTATGTTGTCGGCGCACATTAAGTCTTATGAGTTTTAGTATACGTTCGAAATTGTTTGCTACCTTGCTGGCGGCCACCGGCGGGGTGGTGCTGTGCATGTATCTTGTGATGCAGTGGAGCTTTGATCAGGGATTTTTAAATTATGTTGATCAGCAGCAAAAGCGCTTGCACCTGGAATTTAGCGAACAGCTTGCCGGTGAGTGGCAAAAGGAACAAAGCTGGCACTATATCAGCAGCCATCACCGTTATTGGTTTGAATTGATAGCTGTGGCCTGGGGTGTACCCATGCCGGAAAACAATCACTCCGGCAGGCACAGGTTTTTCGATGCCGGTGCTGAGGGGAGAAGGCCTCCGGGGCTACCGGCATTTCCACCCCCGAATATCGGGCATGCTTTGCCTTATCTGCTTGATGAAAACAAAAGCATATTACACGGGCCTCCTATCCCGGTAAGCGAGCTTAAGCTGTATCCCATTGTTGCCGATGACAAAACCGTAGGCTATCTGGGGCAGGTGAAGCATCAGCCCAGGCTGGATCCGCTGGACCTGCAATTTATCCGTCAGCAAAGCGATACCTTTATTTTGGTGGCGGTGAGTATGGTGATGGTTTCTTTATTGGCGGGGCTGCCTGTCGCCAGTTATCTGGTGAAGCCGATAAACGAGCTTACCAGGGGGACATTGGCGTTGATCGCCGGTAAATACCACACAGCTATCCCGGTGACCAGTAAGGATGAATTGGGGCTGTTGTCGGCAAACTTTAATACCCTGGCGGATACCCTGAAAGAAAACGAACAGGCCCGGCGGCAATGGGTGGCGGATATTTCCCATGAGCTGCGCACGCCGCTGGCGGTGTTAAAGGGGGAGATAGAGGCGATCCAGGACGGTGTACGTCAGTCGAGCCCGCAGGCGATAGCGTCCCTGCATGGCGAGGTTGAACACCTGAATTTTTTGATCCGCGACCTCTATGAGTTGTCTATGTCGGATATAGGTGCGCTTAACTACCAGAAACAGCCGCTGAACCCTGAAGTGGTTTTGGAAACTACCCTGGCGGGGTTCCGCAATGATTTTTCCCGCAGGGGCATAGACGTCAGTTTTGACTCCGGTGCTGGCAATGCTTTAGTGCTGGCGGATGCCGACCGGCTGAAGCAGTTGTTCGCGAACTTGCTGAAAAACAGCTTACGTTACACCGACAGTCCGGGAAAACTGGCGATTGCCAGCAATAGCGACGGCAAAAACCTGCTGCTGCACTTTATGGATTCAGCTCCCGGCGTCAGTAGCGATGAACTGGAAAAAATCTTTGAACGTTTATACCGGGTAGAAGCTTCCCGTAACAGGAAAACCGGCGGCGCCGGCTTAGGTTTGTCTATTTGCCACAATATTGTTAAAGCCCATGGCGGCACTATCCGCGCGAAGGCTTCAGCCATGGGGGGATTATGGCTGACCATTAAAATTCCCCTTTTTAACCAGGCAGCAGGCAGAAAATTTAATAGTGTTAATGTCAGTAAGCAAGAGTAAGGAAAATGAAGCAGAAGATACTGATTGTTGAAGATGAAAGTAAACTGGCGAGGTTAATGTCGGACTACCTTGAACAGGCTGATTTTGAAACCGAGTGGCTCGATAATGGCCTGGAGGTGGTCGATTGGGTCAGGCGGCATCCTGTAGATTTTATTCTGCTTGATTTAATGTTGCCGGGGAAAGACGGTATTGAGATATGCAAGGAGATCCGGCAATTCTCCCAGGTGCCTATTATTATGGTGACGGCGCGGATAGAGGAAGTCGACCGTTTGCTGGGGCTGGAATTAGGGGCCGATGATTATGTCTGTAAACCTTATAGCCCGAGGGAGGTGCTGGCAAGGATCAAGGCGGTTGGCAGGCGTTGTTCCGGCAATCACAGGGTTATCCGGGATCCTGCCATCGCGCTTTACGATGAAGGCTATGGCGTGGCGGTTAAGGGAGAAAAAGTTAACCTGACCCAGGTGGAATTCCAGCTGTTTAAAATCATGCTGGCGCAGCCGGACAAGGTGTTTACCCGGGAGCAGTTGATGACGCAGGTTTATGATGATCACCGTATTGTCAGTGCGCGCACCATAGACTGCCATATCAAAAAAATACGTAAAAAGCTTGCCGTGGCTTTGCCCGGAGCTGAAGTGATCCAGGCGGTTTATGGTGTAGGTTATAAGGTGGAAAGCTGCAGGGCTTAGCTTTGGTACGGTAAAAGCTTTTCCTGGGGAATGTCGTTGCAGGCAGGTATTGTCCGGGGCATTTTTTCTTGTGTTATCCGCCTGCTTATCGCTAAAAAAATCCGGGAAACCTCAAAAAATGTAGCAAGTGGTTACTTCCCGTATAATCCCTATCAGGCAAGAGCTTGTTATTACTCAATTACTGCTATACTTGACTAAACAGGTCGGATATTTTTGCTGTGCCAAATGGGGTGAATACAAGAAAGAATACTTGTTAATTTTACCTGGCACTAACTGCCTTATCCGAATCCGTAGGGGATCATTATCGGAGAAATCGTGTAATGATCGGGCTCTATTATAGGAGTTAAATATGTTAAGACATTATTATATCACTGATGATCTTGATGATTTGGAGTTAGTTGAACAAGAACTGGAAGCAGAAGGCATCACAGAACCTCAGATTCATATTTTAAGCGAGAATGATACGGAAGTTGAAACCCATCATTTGCATGAAGTGGAATCCGTTTTAAAACAAGATGTCGTCCATTCAACCGAAGTGGGAGCTATAGTTGGCGTGGTGGGCGCAGCCTTGACCTTGCTGGTTTCTTACCTGATGGGATGGACAGAAAGTTCGGCTGGTTGGTTACCTGTGATATTTCTGGCAATCATAGTGTTGGGTTTTTGTACCTGGGAAGGGGGTTTTATCGGTATCCAGAAACCTAATGTGAATTTTGAACGTTTTCAGGAGCTGCTGCATAAAGGCAAGCATGTGTTGTTTGTTGATGTGGATCCGGATCAGGAGCAGGTGTTCAGTAAGGTGATTAATGCCCATCCTGCGCTGGAAGCCGCCGGTACCGGGGATGCTACCCCCAGATGGGTAGTGCGCGGGCAGGATAAGTTCCGCAGCTTTATGAAGAGCATGCCTTAATTCTGGTGGTTTCGGCAATAAAAGGCGGTATGAAAGTCTTCATACCGCCATCTTTTCCATTTTCTATCCATTTTTATCCCTTCAATTAATACTTTGTTTTACTGGTTGATTCTGGAACATTCATTATTTTGGACTATGTTAATAGTAGTCAGATAAAAATAAATATCGGATAAACAAGCAGTCAACTTAACTCAATAAATATCAGCTGTTTACATCACGTTTTGTTGGTTTCTCCTACTGACGGTCTGAATAGTTTCTTCACCGTATTTGCTTAGCTATGGTGAAGAGCAAATGACCGGCAGAAACAAGATTTTTTATCTCTGTTTAGCTCGAAGGCTTTTGGGGAGCAGAATATATGCTGGTAGCAATTGTCATTTTAATCCTAGTGGTCGGTTCGCTGGTGTTTCATTTTGCCAGTCCCTGGTGGTTTACGCCGCTGGCGTCCAACTGGAGCGCAATAGATGACACTATCAATATTACCTTCTGGGTGACCGGCATTGTTTTTGTGCTGGTTAATTGCTTTCTCGCCTATGCCGTATTCCGTTACCGCTTCAATAAAAATAAACGCGCCGATTATGAGCCGGAAAATAAAAAACTGGAAAGTTGGCTGACCCTGATCACCACCGCAGGGGTGGCGGCTATGCTGGCGCCGGGATTATTTGTCTGGGGGCAATTTGTCAATGTGCCGGAAGATGCCGATGTCTTTGAAGCGGTTGGCCAGCAATGGCACTGGAGTTACCGCTTACCCGGGGAAGACGGGGTGCTGGGGCAGACGGCGGTGGAGCTTATCAGCGAAAAAAATCCTTTCGGCATCAATCCCGAAGACGCCAACGGCCTGGACGATGTTTTAATTTTCAGCAATGAAATGCATGTGCCGATAGACCAGCCGGTAAAGGTGGTGATGCGTTCAAAAGATGTGCTGCACAATTTTGCCGTGCCCCAGTTCAGGGTCAAGATGGATCTGGTGCCGGGGCTGGCCAGTTACCTGTGGTTTACGCCAACCCGCTTGGGCAGGTATGAAATTCTCTGTGAAGAGCTTTGCGGTATGGCCCACTATACCATGCGCGGCCATATAGTGGTGGAGAGCCGGGAAAATTATGATCTCTGGTTGAGCAGGCAGACGACCTTTGCCCAGACCTTAAAAGCGCCCGAGTATGATCTGGTTAAGGGCAAGGCGCTTTTCGCCAGCTGTTCCGCCTGTCACGGCGGGGCGGGGGAGGGCAATGAGGTGATGAATACCCCGTCCCTGGCGGGTCAGTCATCCTGGTATATGAAACGCCAGCTGAAATATTATCAGCAGGGGGTCAGGGGCAGCCATAAAGACGATCAATACGGTCAGCAGATGGCGGCGATGGCCGCGACCCTGTCCGACGATAAGGCGATTGATGATGTACTGGCCTATATTGCCACTTTGCCCGGCAAGGCAGAACCTGCAGCTCCCGCTCCCGGAGATTCCGTGAAAGGCAAGCATCTGTTCCGTAACTGCGCATACTGCCATGGTAATAATGCCGAAGGAAAGTTTGCCCTTAATGCCCCTAAGTTGACAACCCTGCAGCCCTGGTACCTGAAAAGACAGATCACTAATTACCAGCAAAGCATCAGGGGAGCCCACCCCGAAGATCTGTACGGCAACCAGATGATTCTTATGTCCAGGTTACTGCAAAGCGAACAGGCGGTGGATGATGTGGTGGCTTATATTCGTTCGCTTGCGCCTGATGGCGGGACATTAACATCGAAAGCCGTGTTGCCTGGTCCGGTATCCGAAGGGGAGTAGGGACTTGCTGACATACAGCCGGCTAATTGAACTTGCAGGGCCAGATGATGACTAGCCAATTAAGCGATGACCAGATTGTTCGCACAATAATAATGATATTGAAGGTGAGATAAATGACTTCTTATACCGCTATTGCCGATCAAGTTGATGACTCCCCCCATCCCGGGAGTTTTTTTACCAAGTATATCTGGAGCCAGGATCATAAAGTGATCGCGATACAGTATTCTATCACCGCTATCGGTGTTGGTCTGGTGGCCTTGGTGCTGTCGGGGCTGATGCGTTTGCAGTTGGGCTTCCCCGATACCTTTTCCTTTATTGATCCCGCCGCCTATCTGCAATTTGTGACCATGCACGGCATGATCATGGTGATTTACCTGCTCACGGCCCTGTTACTGGGGGGATTTGGCAACTACCTGATCCCGCTGATGATAGGGGCCAGGGATATGGTATTCCCCTTCCTGAATATGCTCAGCTACTGGACCTATTTGCTGGCGGTGATCGTGCTTCTGGCCAGCTTTTTTGTGACCGGCGGTCCCACGGGGGCCGGCTGGACCTTATATCCGCCGCAGACGATTTTGCCCGGCACCCCGGGGAACGACGGCGGCATTATTTTAATGCTGGCTTCGTTGGCGATCTTTATTATCGCCTTTACCATGGGGGGCTTAAATTACGTTACCACCATATTGCAGGCCAGGGCCAAGGGCATGACCCTGATGCGCATGCCGCTGACCATCTGGGGCATTTTTATCGCCACCATTTTGGGCTTGCTGGCCTTCCCCGCTTTGCTGGTCAGCGCCATTATGATGATGTTCGACAAGCTTGTCGGCACCAGTTTCTTTATGCCGGCGTTGTTATCCCTGGGGGAAACCCTGGATTATACCGGCGGCAGTCCGGTGCTGTTCCAGCACCTGTTCTGGTTTTTCGGCCACCCTGAGGTTTATATTGTTGCCCTGCCGGCTTTTGGTATGGTGTCCGATGTGCTGGCGACCCATGCCCGGAAGAATATTTTCGGCTACCGCATGATGGTGTGGGCGATAGTGGCCATCGGCGGCTTAAGTTTTATCGTCTGGGCCCACCATATGTATGTCAGCGGTATGAATCCCTATTTCGGCTTTTTCTTTGCCACCACTACCCTGATCATTGCCGTGCCGACGGCGCTGAAGGTGTATAACTGGGTGCTGACCTTGTGGCGGGGCAATATCCATATGACGGTGCCTATGATGTTCGCCATAGGCTTTATTTTTACCTTTACCCATGGCGGCCTTACCGGGCTCTTTTTAGGCAATGTCGTGGTGGATCTGCCGCTGTCGGATACCTATTTCGTGGTGGCGCATTTTCATATGGTGATGGGGGTATCCCCAATTATGGTGCTGTTTGCTGCCATCTATCACTGGTTTCCCAAGATCACCGGGCGCTTTTTACATAACGGCTTAGGCAAGGCGCATTTCTGGCTGACCTTCCTCGGCACCTACGCCATTTACCTGCCGATGCACTACCTGGGTTTCCTCGGCGTGCCCAGGCGTTATTTTGCTATGGGACCGACGGAGTTTATTCCCGACTCGGCGCAGACGCTTAATGCCAATATTACCATTTCGGCGATTATTGTCGGCGTGGTGCAGCTGATCTTTATCTTTAACGTGATCTGGAGCATTTTCAAGGGTAAAAAGGCCGGTGATAACCCCTGGGGAGCCACCACTTTGGAATGGCAAACCCAGACCACGCCTCCCGGGCATGGCAACTGGGGAGAAAAAATACCTGTGGTCTACCGCTGGGCTTACGACTATAGCGTGCCGGGAGTAAAAGCGGATTTTATTCCGCAAAACATGCCGGACAATGAAGTGGAAAAACAGGACCCGGACAGGCCCCTGGGGGATAATGTAGTGCCCCTGAAAGAAAAATCGCCACGGGAGGATAAGTGATGAGTATTATTTCTAAACTCACCGAAAAGCCCTGGCTGGCGGCGGATGAAGCCAACCTGGCCGCGAACGGCGCGGTGGCTTATAAGCCGTCGGGATTCCCGGCAAAAACCGCTTTGAAGTTTTTTATCGCCGTAGTGTCTGTGCTGTTTTTTCTGTTTACCATTACCTATTTATCCCGCTCCCAGTATCCGGATTTCCAGGCCCTGGCAGGGGAGCCCTGGTTGCCCCTGACCAATTCCGTGCACTTGTGGGTTAACAGCGGCTTTTTGCTACTGGCGAGTATTTTCCTGCAGCTGTCCGCCAAAGGGGCAAACCGCCAGGCAACTGATGGGGAAAGCTCGCAAGCGGGCCAAGTGGATGGGGGGGAAATTAACAGCCTGCTGGTTTACCTGGTGCTGGCGGTGATTTTTTCTATCGCTTTTGTTTTCGGCCAGTATTTAGTGTGGCAGCAGCTGGCCCGGCAGGGCTTTTTAGTCTCCAGCAACCCCGCCAACAGCTATTTTTATATGTTAACCGCGGTGCACGGCATTCACTTGCTGGGCGGCTTACTGGCACTGGTGCGGGTATTGGTGCATTTTTACCGTAAAAGCGAGCTGGCGTTGCTCAGGCGCAGCCTGGGGCTGTGTGCTTTTTATTGGCACTACTTGTTCCTGTTGTGGATGTTTTTGTTTGCCCTGTTAACGGCGAGTCCGGATACCTATAACGCGATCGCTGCTTTTTGCGGCTTTTAGGAGCTGGAGAATGATGAAAGAGAATATACAGGCATCAGAAGATAAAAATGAGGACAACTGGCAGGGAGTAGTCAGGGACTGGTCGGCGGATAAGCAGACCTTCGATATGCCCTGGGGCAAGTTGATGATGTGGATCTTCCTGCTCAGCGACACTTTCATCTTCAGCATCTTTCTTACCGGCTATATGAATGTGCGCATGTCCGCCATGGACAGCTGGCCCAACGCCAGCGAAGTGTTCGCCCTGACGATTGCCGGGCACCATATCCCTTTGGTGCTGATCGCCATTATGACCTTCGTGCTGATCACCAGCAGCGGCACTATGGCGATGGCGGTAAACTACGCCTACCGGGGAGATAAGAAAAGAACCGTTTATTTTATGGCGGCCACCGCCCTGTTGGGGGCATTGTTTGTCGGCATGCAGGCTTTTGAATGGACTAAGCTTATTGTCGATGAAGGCATCAGGCCCTGGGGCAATCCCATGGGGGCGGCGCAGTTTGGTGCGGCCTTTTTTATGATCACCGGGTTTCACGGCATGCATGTCAGCGCCGGGGTGATCTACCTGGCGGTGGTCGCCAGGAAGGTGGCCAGGGGAGATTACGAAAACAAGGGGTACCATATCGTCGAAATTACCGGCTTGTACTGGCACTTCGTGGATCTGGTGTGGGTGTTTATTTTTGCCTTTTTCTATTTATGGTGAGGTGAAGCATGAATGAGTCGCATGTACAGGCGCAGGCACAGCAGGGGGGACAGCAACACCCCATCAGTTTATACCTTAAGGTTTGGCTGCTGCTTTTTGTTCTCAGTACCCTGTCGTATATGGTGGATTATTTTCAGTTGCAGGGTATGCTCAGGTGGTCGCTGATTTTGATTTTTATGTTCCTCAAGGCAGGGTTTATCCTGGCGATCTTTATGCATGTGAGCTGGGAGCGCATTGCCCTGAAGCTGGTGTTGTTTTTGCCGCCTCTGGCGATCCTGCTGTTGATTGTTTTGATGGCCATAGAAGGGGACTATACCTTTGTTAACCGGTTGCTTTCTTTTCTCTCTTCATAAGGGGAATGGTGATGCGGCGTTCGAAACTGGGTATTAACTGGAGTGTCAGATCTAAGCTGAACATGAGTTTAGCCATCATCGGCGGCTTTTTGCTGGCCCTGATCTGGCTGCTGCTTTATTTGCCGGAAGCTATTTCTTCCCTTAGCTATTCGCTGTTAAATTACACCAAGTCTGCGGATGCCGGCCCTATTGGGGCGCCGTTAACCAAAGTGCGCCTCAGTAAAGGCACGAAATTAACCCCGGGTATTGAGATGGGGTCATTTCAGCTCAGGGATCATAATAACAATGTCTTTAATAATCAGGCGCTAAAGGGAAGATGGCATTTGATTTCTTATGGTTATACCTCCTGCCCGGATATTTGTCCCAATACCTTGCTGTTGCTGAACCAGCTGGAAAATAAGCTTAAAGCCGGTAACCGTTTTGCCGACCTGCACTTTTTGTTTTACAGCATAGACCCGGGACGCGACAGTGCTGAGAAACTGGCGTTATATGTAACTTATTTCAGCGAAAACCTGACCGGTATCAGGGCCGATGAAACGACAGGCTCGCGGGCTTTTGAACAGGATCTGGGGATCAAGGCCGTGGTTAACAGCAAGGGAGAAAACGGCGATTATCAGGTTAGCCATGGCGTGGCCTTATATCTTATCAATCCCGACGGGCAGTTGCAGGCGGTCTTTCAGCCGCTGAGGGATCCTTTTGGCAACCGGGCATTTGACCTTGGGCACCTGTATCGCGATTATCTCTGGATCCGTGACAACCTAGGCTAATATTCTTTTACAAAGCGGGTCATTTAAAATAATGCTTTTATGATATGCTTATCGCCTTTTTTCGTTTTGGGGCATTGAGATGGCAGAGCCTGAGTTAAGCCGCTGGCAGTTATTAAAGGATATAAGCATTTTTCAGGTGAAACTGGCGTTAGATGCCACACGGGATCTTTTGCTGAGTCCGGTTTCTATTACCAGCGCCGTGATTGACCTGATCAAAGGCAGCCAGTATTCCCAGAGTTATTTTTATAAAGTTATGAAACTGGGGCGAAAAACTGACCATTGGAT
This genomic window from Thalassomonas viridans contains:
- a CDS encoding cytochrome c oxidase subunit 3, whose translation is MSIISKLTEKPWLAADEANLAANGAVAYKPSGFPAKTALKFFIAVVSVLFFLFTITYLSRSQYPDFQALAGEPWLPLTNSVHLWVNSGFLLLASIFLQLSAKGANRQATDGESSQAGQVDGGEINSLLVYLVLAVIFSIAFVFGQYLVWQQLARQGFLVSSNPANSYFYMLTAVHGIHLLGGLLALVRVLVHFYRKSELALLRRSLGLCAFYWHYLFLLWMFLFALLTASPDTYNAIAAFCGF
- a CDS encoding heme-copper oxidase subunit III family protein, with protein sequence MMKENIQASEDKNEDNWQGVVRDWSADKQTFDMPWGKLMMWIFLLSDTFIFSIFLTGYMNVRMSAMDSWPNASEVFALTIAGHHIPLVLIAIMTFVLITSSGTMAMAVNYAYRGDKKRTVYFMAATALLGALFVGMQAFEWTKLIVDEGIRPWGNPMGAAQFGAAFFMITGFHGMHVSAGVIYLAVVARKVARGDYENKGYHIVEITGLYWHFVDLVWVFIFAFFYLW
- a CDS encoding cytochrome C oxidase subunit IV family protein, yielding MNESHVQAQAQQGGQQHPISLYLKVWLLLFVLSTLSYMVDYFQLQGMLRWSLILIFMFLKAGFILAIFMHVSWERIALKLVLFLPPLAILLLIVLMAIEGDYTFVNRLLSFLSS
- a CDS encoding SCO family protein → MRRSKLGINWSVRSKLNMSLAIIGGFLLALIWLLLYLPEAISSLSYSLLNYTKSADAGPIGAPLTKVRLSKGTKLTPGIEMGSFQLRDHNNNVFNNQALKGRWHLISYGYTSCPDICPNTLLLLNQLENKLKAGNRFADLHFLFYSIDPGRDSAEKLALYVTYFSENLTGIRADETTGSRAFEQDLGIKAVVNSKGENGDYQVSHGVALYLINPDGQLQAVFQPLRDPFGNRAFDLGHLYRDYLWIRDNLG